A DNA window from Streptomyces sp. 71268 contains the following coding sequences:
- a CDS encoding type II secretion system F family protein, producing the protein MNQVTSMGGFFSLPTLFALLSGVVVGGGVALLIIAVRGLPPKPEHEKAKAGQRAAELARFASRRGSLAIGVGLAVLLLTRWIVAGLAAGVLVFVWDRLFGGAAEERSAMRRVEALAAWTESLRDTIAGAVGLEQAIPSSARAAAPALRPHLDALVDRLRARTPLPDALQQLADEIDDASADIIIAALILNSRLRGPGLREVLGALAKSAREEVDMRQRVMAQRASTRRSVQIVVGVSIAFVLGLSIFNRDFVEPYGTPVGQLVLACVCALFAMGFWWLRKLSSIDTPDRFLTRDATPERSVPARAGAHAVRQPGAGTVQSPVYGDEVTPR; encoded by the coding sequence ATGAATCAAGTCACGTCGATGGGCGGGTTCTTCTCGCTGCCCACGTTGTTCGCGCTGTTGTCCGGCGTGGTCGTCGGGGGCGGCGTCGCGCTGCTGATCATCGCCGTCCGGGGGCTGCCGCCCAAGCCGGAACACGAGAAGGCCAAGGCCGGGCAGCGCGCCGCGGAACTGGCCCGGTTCGCCAGCCGGCGCGGCTCGCTCGCGATCGGCGTCGGCCTGGCCGTCCTACTGCTGACCCGCTGGATCGTGGCGGGCCTGGCGGCCGGCGTGCTGGTCTTCGTCTGGGACCGGCTGTTCGGTGGCGCGGCCGAGGAGCGCTCGGCGATGCGCCGGGTCGAGGCGCTGGCCGCGTGGACCGAGTCGCTGCGCGACACCATCGCCGGCGCGGTCGGCCTGGAGCAGGCCATTCCGTCCTCCGCGCGGGCCGCCGCGCCGGCACTGCGCCCGCACCTGGACGCGCTGGTGGACCGGTTGCGGGCGCGCACGCCGCTGCCGGACGCGCTGCAACAACTCGCCGACGAGATCGACGACGCGTCGGCCGACATCATCATCGCCGCCCTCATCCTCAACTCCCGGCTGCGCGGCCCCGGCCTGCGCGAGGTGCTGGGCGCGCTGGCCAAGTCGGCGCGCGAGGAGGTCGACATGCGGCAGCGGGTCATGGCGCAGCGCGCCAGCACCCGGCGCAGCGTGCAGATCGTGGTCGGCGTCTCGATCGCGTTCGTGCTCGGCCTGTCGATCTTCAACCGGGACTTCGTCGAGCCGTACGGGACGCCGGTCGGGCAGCTCGTGCTGGCCTGTGTGTGCGCGCTGTTCGCGATGGGCTTCTGGTGGCTGCGGAAGCTGTCCAGCATCGACACGCCGGACCGGTTCCTGACCCGCGACGCCACGCCGGAGCGGTCCGTACCGGCGCGCGCCGGCGCGCACGCGGTGCGGCAGCCCGGCGCGGGCACCGTGCAGTCCCCCGTCTACGGCGATGAGGTGACCCCCCGATGA
- a CDS encoding TadE family protein, with the protein MRRTGGGALHRAARRRVDAMRGDGRDRAGAAPGRARGSGGRTSDSGMTAIEFVLLTPVLFFLIFATVQFALYFFADHVAQAAAQAGARKARAEADENPGGWGGKARSTADSYIRQLGPNLLIKPEVTLLTPRADTVGVQVEADVPTVFPGMRFTVHARSQGPIERFVVDRG; encoded by the coding sequence ATGAGACGAACCGGGGGCGGTGCGCTGCACCGCGCGGCGCGGCGCAGGGTGGACGCCATGCGCGGCGACGGCCGCGACCGGGCGGGCGCGGCACCGGGCCGGGCACGCGGCAGCGGCGGCCGGACGAGCGACAGCGGGATGACCGCCATCGAGTTCGTGCTGCTCACGCCGGTGCTGTTCTTCCTGATCTTCGCGACCGTGCAGTTCGCGCTGTACTTCTTCGCCGACCACGTCGCCCAGGCGGCGGCGCAGGCCGGCGCGCGCAAGGCGCGCGCCGAGGCGGACGAGAACCCCGGCGGCTGGGGCGGCAAGGCGCGCTCCACGGCCGACAGCTACATCCGGCAACTGGGCCCGAACCTGCTCATCAAGCCGGAGGTGACGCTGCTCACGCCGCGCGCCGACACGGTGGGGGTGCAGGTCGAGGCCGACGTGCCCACCGTGTTCCCCGGCATGCGGTTCACCGTGCACGCGCGGTCGCAGGGGCCCATCGAGCGGTTCGTCGTGGACAGGGGCTGA
- a CDS encoding TadE/TadG family type IV pilus assembly protein, with protein sequence MWRAERRTTVREARARAGRAPEASGSAADGVTGAPGGEARAGDAGLSTIEVVILAPVMILFILVLVGFGQLVEGRGAVDGAARDAARAGSIQHDYGVAMREARKAAAADLKDVCVGSVNVRMTGSRFEPGGFFKVEVSCEVRGLRMIGLDIGSTVKATGSSPIDPYRRAS encoded by the coding sequence GTGTGGCGTGCTGAGCGACGTACGACGGTCCGGGAGGCCCGGGCCCGCGCCGGGCGTGCGCCCGAGGCGTCCGGGAGCGCGGCCGACGGCGTTACCGGCGCGCCCGGTGGCGAGGCCCGCGCCGGCGACGCCGGGCTCTCGACCATCGAGGTGGTCATCCTCGCGCCGGTGATGATCCTGTTCATCCTGGTGCTGGTCGGCTTCGGGCAACTCGTGGAGGGCCGGGGCGCGGTGGACGGCGCCGCCCGCGACGCCGCGCGCGCCGGCTCCATCCAGCACGACTACGGCGTCGCCATGCGCGAGGCCCGCAAGGCCGCGGCAGCGGACCTGAAGGACGTGTGCGTGGGCTCGGTGAACGTCCGGATGACCGGCTCCCGCTTCGAACCCGGTGGCTTCTTCAAGGTCGAGGTGAGCTGCGAGGTGCGCGGCCTGCGCATGATCGGCCTCGACATCGGCAGCACGGTCAAGGCCACCGGCAGCTCGCCCATCGACCCCTACCGGAGGGCCTCATGA
- a CDS encoding pilus assembly protein TadG-related protein, protein MSAPPTRPAERVRRQPARARLAARWARAVERRYAGRLDDRGAGAAAVILFAFLFLALAAFVVDGGMSISQRERAADIAEQAARYAAQDIDEAALRASGGTSAPINYENCGARVRQFAREAGLSGPDVAASRCVSANAEQVEVEIQLTYEPVLTGLFYNGSFTVRGSSKAESHVG, encoded by the coding sequence ATGAGCGCCCCGCCCACCCGGCCGGCCGAGCGCGTGAGGCGACAGCCGGCGCGCGCCCGGCTCGCGGCGCGCTGGGCACGGGCCGTCGAGCGCCGGTACGCCGGGCGCCTGGACGACCGGGGCGCGGGCGCGGCGGCCGTCATCCTCTTCGCGTTCCTCTTCCTGGCGCTGGCCGCGTTCGTCGTGGACGGCGGCATGTCCATCTCGCAGCGCGAGCGGGCCGCCGACATCGCCGAGCAGGCCGCCCGGTACGCCGCGCAGGACATCGACGAGGCGGCGCTACGCGCCAGCGGCGGCACGAGCGCGCCCATCAACTACGAGAACTGCGGCGCCCGGGTGCGGCAGTTCGCCCGCGAGGCCGGACTCTCCGGACCGGACGTCGCCGCGTCGCGCTGCGTGTCGGCCAACGCCGAACAGGTCGAGGTCGAGATCCAACTCACCTACGAACCCGTGCTGACCGGCCTGTTCTACAACGGCTCCTTCACGGTGCGGGGCTCGTCGAAGGCGGAGTCCCATGTCGGCTGA
- a CDS encoding BTAD domain-containing putative transcriptional regulator, producing the protein MARTARPTPGPSGSQPRRQPQPLPVRTRTVGDFVKAFFAFIALSALLIGVPGALAYFVGWPLPHEAPTLETVRQPITASVFVDVLTVVVWLAWAQFAACVIVEGKAEISGVGMPSRVPGAGPSQLLARQLVAALLLVGASAASLTPGLSQIGNAYEDNARGTVASAQQTPGQAGEKVGDGQRHLEPHQQRMVDPTRPGTGSAHVGEERRQTKFYRIQPPEGRHHDSLWEIAERHLDDGRRYKEIYQLNKDRVQPDGSKLSQASLIRPGWIMEMPADAHGGELVEMPEDSPEITKDLREQIREYDRSSRTPHRDVDPGRADQARDVSVDQPARPSVPEPAPATPDDRRSADSATSADESAFGLSEALIGAPLLAAGLLAALGRRRRAALWQSAMSALGLGIDLTPTGPAARVEEALLVGADPVAVSDLDRALRGLSAALAADGRELPVVYAAWLTGTELHLQLSAAAGEPPRPWQPGQDETFWRLRRSAITEQADDGTAAPYPGLVSLGTLDEARLLLNLEAVPGIVSLTGAEADRTAVFASIAAELATSGWSDRLTLTLVGFGAELGALAPTRIRHLDDVAALVETMTAETEQRRAALSVAGHDSVLTGRTGQAQHTQRAPHLVLLAAEPDGEQATRLAELAADSGRLGIGYLIGTTQQQFPGATWELDITPDGTLRAPLLGLELTAQRLPAEQHRAVVELFAAADPDGVATTGRADGQRAPFLVDISEAGRPAVYARLLGDYEIMGLETPEDERGALLHEALALLLLHREGVHPRVLASALWPRGATEDVRDALIERLREWLGEDQGPEPGPGGGAAGASAPRLRSDATGRLTLATSVVSDLDVLRTLHHEATQGRGANDLRTRERLLTDALALARGPLLAGRPQGRYGWLAHEIIEAQLPLLVADVALALAAHHGAADRPRQAMAALEAALASAPADERLWNELLRAAHATGDTAQLTTTATALLDRNATLSGGARGLPPRTEALLDELLPTWRGDVGRATAN; encoded by the coding sequence ATGGCGCGCACCGCCCGCCCCACCCCAGGCCCGTCCGGCTCGCAGCCGCGACGGCAGCCGCAGCCGCTGCCCGTGCGTACCCGTACGGTGGGCGACTTCGTCAAGGCGTTCTTCGCGTTCATCGCGCTGTCCGCGCTGCTCATCGGCGTACCCGGCGCGCTCGCGTACTTCGTCGGCTGGCCGCTGCCCCACGAGGCGCCCACGCTGGAGACGGTGCGGCAGCCGATCACCGCGAGCGTCTTCGTCGACGTGCTGACCGTCGTGGTGTGGCTGGCCTGGGCGCAGTTCGCCGCGTGCGTGATCGTCGAGGGCAAGGCGGAGATCTCCGGCGTCGGCATGCCGTCGCGGGTGCCGGGCGCCGGGCCGAGCCAGTTGTTGGCGCGGCAACTGGTGGCCGCGCTGCTGCTGGTCGGCGCGTCGGCGGCGAGCCTGACCCCCGGGCTGTCCCAGATCGGCAACGCGTACGAGGACAACGCGCGCGGCACCGTGGCCTCCGCCCAGCAGACCCCGGGCCAGGCGGGCGAGAAGGTCGGTGACGGCCAGCGCCACCTGGAGCCGCACCAGCAGCGGATGGTGGACCCCACACGGCCCGGCACGGGCAGCGCGCACGTGGGCGAGGAGCGGCGGCAGACGAAGTTCTACCGCATCCAGCCGCCCGAGGGCCGCCACCACGACTCGCTGTGGGAGATCGCCGAACGGCACCTGGACGACGGCCGCCGCTACAAGGAGATCTACCAGCTCAACAAGGACCGGGTGCAGCCCGACGGCTCCAAACTCTCCCAGGCCAGCCTGATCCGCCCCGGCTGGATCATGGAGATGCCCGCCGACGCGCACGGCGGCGAACTGGTCGAGATGCCCGAGGACTCGCCGGAGATCACCAAGGACCTGCGGGAGCAGATCCGCGAGTACGACAGGTCCAGCCGCACCCCGCACCGCGACGTCGACCCCGGCCGCGCCGACCAGGCACGGGACGTCTCCGTCGACCAGCCGGCCCGCCCCAGCGTCCCCGAGCCGGCCCCGGCCACCCCGGACGACAGGCGTTCCGCCGACTCCGCCACGTCCGCCGACGAGTCGGCGTTCGGCCTCTCCGAGGCGCTGATCGGCGCGCCGCTGCTGGCCGCCGGGCTGCTGGCCGCGCTGGGCCGGCGGCGCAGGGCGGCGCTGTGGCAGTCGGCCATGTCGGCGCTCGGCCTCGGCATCGACCTCACGCCGACCGGCCCGGCCGCCCGCGTCGAGGAGGCGCTGCTGGTCGGCGCCGACCCCGTGGCCGTAAGCGACCTGGACCGGGCGCTGCGCGGCCTGTCGGCGGCGCTGGCCGCCGACGGGCGCGAGCTGCCCGTCGTCTACGCCGCGTGGCTGACCGGCACCGAGCTGCACCTCCAACTCTCCGCGGCCGCCGGAGAGCCGCCACGGCCGTGGCAGCCCGGCCAGGACGAGACGTTCTGGCGGCTGCGCCGCTCGGCCATCACCGAGCAGGCGGACGACGGAACCGCCGCCCCCTATCCGGGCCTGGTCAGCCTCGGCACGCTGGACGAGGCGCGACTGCTGCTCAACCTGGAGGCCGTGCCCGGCATCGTCTCGCTGACCGGCGCGGAGGCGGACCGCACCGCGGTCTTCGCCTCGATCGCCGCCGAACTGGCCACCAGCGGCTGGTCCGACCGGCTGACGCTGACCCTGGTCGGCTTCGGCGCCGAACTCGGCGCGCTGGCCCCCACCCGCATCCGGCACCTGGACGACGTGGCCGCGCTGGTGGAGACCATGACGGCCGAGACCGAACAGCGGCGCGCCGCGCTCAGCGTCGCCGGCCACGACTCGGTACTCACCGGCCGCACCGGCCAGGCCCAGCACACCCAACGCGCCCCGCACCTGGTCCTGCTCGCGGCCGAGCCGGACGGCGAGCAGGCGACACGGCTGGCCGAACTCGCCGCCGACTCCGGCCGGCTCGGCATCGGCTACCTCATCGGCACCACCCAGCAGCAGTTCCCGGGCGCGACCTGGGAACTGGACATCACCCCCGACGGCACGCTGCGCGCCCCGCTGCTCGGCCTCGAACTGACCGCCCAGCGACTGCCGGCCGAGCAACACCGGGCCGTGGTCGAACTCTTCGCCGCCGCCGACCCGGACGGCGTCGCCACGACCGGCCGCGCCGACGGACAGCGGGCCCCGTTCCTGGTCGACATCAGCGAGGCGGGCCGGCCGGCGGTGTACGCGAGGCTGCTCGGCGACTACGAGATCATGGGCCTGGAGACCCCGGAGGACGAGCGCGGCGCGCTGCTGCACGAGGCGCTGGCCCTGCTGTTGTTGCACCGCGAGGGCGTCCACCCGCGCGTCCTGGCCTCCGCGCTGTGGCCGCGCGGCGCCACCGAGGACGTACGCGACGCGCTGATCGAGCGGCTACGGGAGTGGCTCGGCGAGGACCAGGGCCCCGAGCCGGGCCCCGGCGGCGGCGCGGCCGGCGCGAGCGCGCCCCGACTGCGGAGCGACGCCACCGGCCGGCTCACCCTCGCCACGTCGGTCGTCTCCGACCTCGACGTACTCCGCACCCTGCACCACGAGGCCACCCAGGGCCGGGGCGCGAACGACCTCCGCACCCGCGAACGCCTCCTCACCGACGCCCTCGCCCTGGCCCGCGGTCCCCTCCTGGCGGGCCGCCCGCAGGGCCGCTACGGCTGGCTGGCCCACGAGATCATCGAGGCCCAACTGCCGCTCCTGGTCGCCGACGTGGCCCTCGCCCTGGCCGCCCACCACGGCGCGGCGGATCGGCCGCGCCAGGCCATGGCCGCCCTGGAGGCGGCGCTGGCCTCGGCCCCGGCTGACGAGCGCCTGTGGAACGAACTGCTCCGCGCCGCCCACGCCACCGGCGACACGGCCCAGCTCACCACGACTGCCACCGCCCTCCTGGACCGCAACGCCACCC
- a CDS encoding type II secretion system F family protein — protein sequence MNSAITMPVLVGAVFGLGVYTLVRALMPGRRGAVARVAQIDALRARGSAHAGRYEADRGQAGGAARESRLEAARGRIGQRVADLYLQQGWEQRSLRADLAVLERSWESFLATKVLLGAAGLVFGPFVFVIVWTLGFGSSPIIPVWMALLFGAVFFMLPDLEVRRDAADKRRDLRRVIGAYLDLVAMNLAGGRGLPESLMAAADVSDGWALRRIRNALADARITGTSQWQALGNLGEELGVDELKDLSSSLALVADDGAKVRESLGSRAETMRHRELAEIEGSAGEKSQSMLVAQLLLCAGFLVFLIFPAAMRVFEV from the coding sequence ATGAACAGCGCTATCACGATGCCGGTCCTGGTCGGTGCCGTCTTCGGGCTCGGCGTCTACACCCTGGTCCGCGCGCTGATGCCGGGCCGGCGCGGGGCGGTGGCGCGGGTCGCGCAGATCGACGCGCTGCGGGCGCGCGGCTCGGCGCACGCCGGCCGGTACGAGGCCGACCGGGGCCAGGCCGGCGGCGCGGCCCGGGAGAGCCGACTGGAGGCCGCCCGCGGCCGGATCGGCCAGCGGGTCGCCGACCTCTACCTGCAACAGGGCTGGGAACAGCGGTCGCTGCGGGCCGACCTGGCGGTGCTGGAGCGGAGCTGGGAGTCGTTCCTCGCGACGAAGGTGCTGCTGGGCGCGGCCGGACTGGTCTTCGGCCCGTTCGTCTTCGTCATCGTCTGGACGCTCGGCTTCGGCAGCAGCCCGATCATCCCGGTGTGGATGGCGCTGCTGTTCGGCGCGGTCTTCTTCATGCTGCCGGACCTGGAGGTACGCCGGGACGCCGCGGACAAGCGGCGCGACCTGCGCCGGGTGATCGGCGCGTACCTGGACCTGGTGGCGATGAACCTCGCCGGCGGGCGCGGCCTGCCCGAGTCGCTGATGGCCGCGGCCGACGTCAGCGACGGCTGGGCGCTGCGGCGGATCAGGAACGCGCTCGCTGACGCCCGGATCACCGGGACCAGCCAGTGGCAGGCGCTCGGGAACCTCGGCGAGGAACTCGGCGTCGATGAACTCAAGGACCTCTCGTCGTCCCTCGCGCTCGTCGCGGACGACGGAGCGAAGGTACGTGAATCACTCGGGTCGCGCGCGGAAACGATGCGGCATCGAGAGCTGGCGGAGATCGAAGGGAGCGCTGGAGAAAAGTCGCAGTCGATGCTGGTGGCGCAACTGCTGCTGTGTGCGGGGTTCCTGGTCTTCCTCATCTTTCCGGCCGCGATGCGCGTCTTCGAGGTCTGA
- a CDS encoding ATPase, T2SS/T4P/T4SS family: MSTVDHQLVKRFRQEAGDRIAEQRRIDQVAGATPMTPEDERQYARAVIAQILEDYARAEINLGRTPLDAESEESYAAAVHAALFGVGRLQPLLDDPEVENIDINGCDRVFIGYADGREEQGEPVAESDEELIELIQVLGAYSGLSSRPFDTANPQLDLRLPDGSRLSAVMDVTRRPALSIRRARLGKVFMADLVGNGTLTPELGNFLACAVRARKNIMIAGATNAGKTTLLRALANEIPPSERLITVERALELGLDQFPDLHPNVVAFEERLPNSEGQGTISMAELVRRSLRMNPSRVIVGEVLGDEIVTMLNAMSQGNDGSLSTIHANSSSEVFNRIATYALQANERLPIEASHMLVAGAVNFVVFVERRNDYASGGSLSRRVTSVREVNGVDGRVLSSEVFIETADGRVVPHAPVTCLDELAAFGYRPSGAWG; encoded by the coding sequence GTGAGCACCGTCGACCACCAGCTCGTCAAGCGCTTCCGGCAGGAGGCCGGCGACCGGATCGCCGAGCAGCGCCGGATCGACCAGGTCGCCGGCGCCACGCCGATGACCCCCGAGGACGAGCGGCAGTACGCGCGCGCCGTCATCGCGCAGATCCTGGAGGACTACGCGCGCGCCGAGATCAACCTCGGGCGCACCCCGCTGGACGCGGAGAGCGAGGAGAGCTACGCGGCGGCCGTACACGCCGCGCTGTTCGGCGTCGGCCGGCTGCAACCGCTGCTCGACGACCCCGAGGTCGAGAACATCGACATCAACGGCTGCGACCGGGTCTTCATCGGCTACGCGGACGGCCGCGAGGAGCAGGGCGAGCCGGTCGCCGAGAGCGACGAGGAACTGATCGAGCTGATCCAGGTGCTCGGCGCGTACTCGGGCCTGTCGTCGCGGCCGTTCGACACCGCCAACCCCCAGCTCGACCTGCGGCTGCCCGACGGCTCCCGGCTCTCCGCCGTCATGGACGTCACCCGGCGGCCCGCGCTGTCCATCCGCCGGGCGCGGCTCGGCAAGGTCTTCATGGCCGACCTGGTGGGCAACGGCACGCTCACCCCGGAGCTGGGCAACTTCCTGGCCTGCGCGGTGCGGGCGCGGAAGAACATCATGATCGCCGGGGCCACCAACGCCGGGAAGACCACGCTGTTGCGGGCGCTGGCCAACGAGATCCCGCCCAGCGAGCGGCTGATCACCGTGGAACGGGCGCTTGAGCTGGGCCTCGACCAGTTCCCCGACCTGCACCCCAACGTCGTGGCGTTCGAGGAGCGGCTGCCCAACTCCGAGGGGCAGGGCACGATCAGCATGGCCGAGCTGGTGCGCCGCTCGCTGCGCATGAACCCCTCCCGGGTCATCGTCGGCGAGGTGCTCGGTGACGAGATCGTCACCATGCTCAACGCGATGTCGCAGGGCAACGACGGCTCGCTCTCCACCATCCACGCCAACAGTTCCAGCGAGGTGTTCAACCGCATCGCCACCTACGCGCTCCAGGCGAACGAACGACTGCCCATCGAGGCCAGCCACATGCTGGTCGCCGGCGCGGTCAACTTCGTCGTCTTCGTCGAGCGCCGCAACGACTACGCCAGCGGCGGCTCGCTCAGCCGCCGCGTCACATCCGTGCGCGAGGTCAACGGGGTCGACGGGCGGGTGCTCTCCAGCGAGGTGTTCATCGAGACGGCCGACGGCCGCGTCGTGCCGCACGCGCCGGTCACCTGCCTGGACGAGTTGGCCGCGTTCGGTTACCGCCCGTCCGGGGCCTGGGGGTAG